From a region of the Phaseolus vulgaris cultivar G19833 chromosome 6, P. vulgaris v2.0, whole genome shotgun sequence genome:
- the LOC137831054 gene encoding calmodulin-2, which translates to MADQLTDEQIAEFKEAFSLFDKDGDGCITTKELGTVMRSLGQNPTEAELQDMINEVDADGNGTIDFPEFLNLMARKMKDTDSEEELKEAFRVFDKDQNGFISAAELRHVMTNLGEKLTDEEVDEMIREADVDGDGQINYEEFVKVMMAK; encoded by the exons ATGGCCGACCAGCTCACCGACGAACAGATCGCCGAGTTCAAGGAGGCCTTCAGCCTCTTCGACAAGGATGGCGATG GTTGCATTACTACCAAGGAACTTGGGACTGTAATGCGGTCACTTGGGCAAAATCCAACTGAGGCAGAGCTGCAGGACATGATAAATGAGGTTGATGCTGATGGCAACGGAACTATCGATTTCCCAGAGTTCCTGAACCTAATGGCTCGCAAGATGAAAGACACTGATTCGGAGGAGGAGCTTAAGGAAGCTTTCCGTGTGTTCGACAAGGATCAGAATGGTTTTATCTCTGCTGCTGAGCTCCGCCATGTTATGACAAATCTGGGCGAGAAGCTGACCGACGAGGAGGTTGATGAGATGATTCGCGAGGCTGATGTCGATGGCGATGGGCAGATCAACTATGAGGAGTTTGTCAAAGTGATGATGGCCAAGTGA
- the LOC137833327 gene encoding uncharacterized protein produces MDAYTTHMSLYTSDDAVLCRVFHTSLKGAALSWFTKLSPNSIDSFATLVAKFETQFATSRPHHLTSIALVGILQEKGESLRTFVDRLGKVAMSIRNLSSDVAMHHMLTALRPGPFADNLCMQPADSLDELRKRVAKYMQLEELREFRN; encoded by the coding sequence atggACGCCTACACCACCCATATGAGTCTATACACCTCAGACGACGCCGTGTTGTGCCGGGTGTTTCATACATCCTTGAAGGGAGCAGCCCTTagttggttcaccaagctcTCACCCAACTCCATCGATAGCTTTGCCACGCTCGTAGCAAAGTTTGAAACCCAGTTTGCGACCAGCCGGCCGCACCACCTAACCTCCATCGCCCTGGTAGGCATCCTCCAGGAGAAGGGAGAATCGCTGAGGACCTTCGTGGATAGGTTAGGTAAAGTAGCAATGAGCATCCGGAATCTGAGCTCGGATGTTgccatgcaccacatgctgacgGCCCTACGTCCAGGGCCCTTTGCCGACAACCTGTGCATGCAGCCGGCCGACAGCCTGGACGAGCTGAGAAAGAGAGTTGCTAAGTACATGCAGCTGGAAGAGCTAAGAGAATTCCGCAACTAG
- the LOC137833328 gene encoding uncharacterized protein: MPPITFTDDDFKGVDYRQQDDPMVIAVDIDRFTIRKTLVDQGSSVDILYWKTFKAMRIAEAEMMSYNDHVVGFSGERVGTKGYIELYTTFGEGKNTKTIKIRYLVIDANASYNILLGRPSINRLMAIVSTSHLAMKFPSRTGDILTVHVDQKEA; this comes from the coding sequence atgccacccatcacCTTCACGGACGACGACTTCAAAGGCGTAGACTATCGCCAGCAGGACGACCCGATGGTGATAGCGGTCGATATAGACCGATTCACCATACGGAAGACCCttgtggaccaaggaagttctgTAGACATCCTCTACTGGAAAACTTTCAAGGCTATGAGGATAGCCGAGGCCGAGATGATGTCATACAACGACCACGTGGTAGGATTCTCGGGCGAGAGGGTGGGTACCAAGGGTTACATCGAGTTGTACACCACCTTCGGAGAGGGGAAGAACACCAAGACCATCAAAATCCGATACTTGGTCATCGACGCCAACGCCTCTTACAACATCCTCCTTGGCCGACCATCCATCAACCGACTGATGGCCATAGTGTCAACCTCTCACCTCGCAATGAAATTCCCTTCGAGGACAGGGGACATTCTCACAGTCCACGTAGACCAGAAAGAAGCATGA